A genome region from Nocardia sp. NBC_01730 includes the following:
- a CDS encoding GuaB3 family IMP dehydrogenase-related protein encodes MRDMVEIGMGRTARRTYELDDVDIVPSRRTRSSKQVSLSWQLDAYRFEIPCLAHPTDALVSPEFAIELGRLGGLGVINGEGLWARHADVSAKIDQLVELVGKGGYERAVSLLQELHAAPMQPDLLGSAVAQVRAAGVTVAVRVSPQNARTLTPALLQAGIDLLVVHGTIISAEHVSDGEPLNLKTFIAELDVPVVAGGVSDHRTALHLMRTGAAGVIVGYGSYPGATTTGEVLGIGVPMATAIADAAAARRDYLDETGGRYVHVIADGDIATSGQLAKAIACGADAAVLGVPLAVAAEAPGRGWYWPSAAAHPSVPRGSLLHVDDPWDLGGEDGASVRPSLERVLYGPSDEPFGSLNLVGGLRRSMAKAGYSDLKEFQRVGLSVHA; translated from the coding sequence GTGCGCGACATGGTGGAGATCGGCATGGGCCGGACCGCTCGGCGTACCTACGAGTTGGACGATGTCGACATCGTCCCCTCGCGCCGGACCCGCTCGTCGAAGCAGGTGTCGCTGTCGTGGCAGCTGGATGCCTACCGCTTCGAGATCCCGTGTCTCGCGCATCCGACCGACGCGCTGGTGTCGCCGGAGTTCGCCATCGAGCTCGGCCGCCTCGGCGGTCTCGGTGTTATCAACGGTGAGGGCTTGTGGGCGCGGCACGCGGATGTGTCCGCGAAGATCGACCAACTGGTCGAGCTCGTCGGTAAGGGCGGCTATGAACGAGCCGTGTCGCTGCTGCAGGAATTGCATGCCGCGCCGATGCAGCCGGATCTACTCGGCTCCGCGGTCGCGCAGGTCCGCGCGGCCGGTGTCACGGTCGCGGTGCGGGTGAGCCCGCAGAACGCGCGCACGCTTACTCCCGCGCTGCTGCAGGCCGGCATCGACCTGCTCGTGGTGCACGGCACGATCATCTCCGCCGAACACGTCAGCGATGGTGAGCCGCTGAATCTCAAGACCTTCATCGCCGAACTGGATGTGCCGGTGGTCGCGGGCGGTGTGAGCGATCACCGTACCGCGCTGCATCTGATGCGCACCGGCGCCGCGGGTGTGATCGTCGGCTACGGCTCCTACCCCGGCGCGACAACCACCGGCGAGGTGCTCGGCATCGGGGTGCCGATGGCTACCGCGATCGCCGACGCCGCCGCCGCGCGGCGCGACTACCTGGACGAGACCGGCGGCCGCTACGTGCACGTTATCGCGGACGGTGACATCGCCACCTCGGGCCAGCTGGCGAAGGCGATCGCGTGCGGAGCCGACGCCGCTGTGCTCGGCGTGCCGCTTGCCGTCGCCGCGGAGGCGCCGGGCCGCGGCTGGTACTGGCCGTCGGCCGCCGCGCACCCGTCGGTGCCGCGGGGTTCGCTGCTGCACGTGGACGACCCGTGGGATCTCGGTGGCGAGGACGGCGCTTCCGTGCGCCCGAGCCTGGAGCGGGTACTCTACGGTCCGTCGGATGAACCGTTCGGGTCGCTGAATCTCGTTGGCGGTCTGCGGCGTTCGATGGCCAAGGCCGGGTACTCGGATCTGAAGGAGTTCCAGAGGGTCGGGCTCAGCGTTCACGCCTGA